In Planococcus citri chromosome 4, ihPlaCitr1.1, whole genome shotgun sequence, the genomic window TTGATGAATCCCAGCAATTCTCTCGATATCCTTTGATCTGTTATTGGAAATGTTACTGCGCCGGTAAATTGGATACGATAAGAACGTCGAGAAATCAGTCTGTCGACGAGTTCATGATTCAGCAACATTTCGTCGATAACTGGCCAGCCatcgagtattttttcgatCGTTTGAATTCCTTACAACAAGTCGCAAATGCTATTTCGTTGATTAGCAAACACGGTGTACGTTTTCAAAAGCTATTGTTGATGAAACTCAACAAATCTCAACGGTTCGCTGTGATTACGGAGAAAATGCCTCAGATTTTAGCTAACTACGCGTCTCATTGGAATGTTGACGATAATATGGAAAATTGCATCGCATTGTGGTACGATGTTTGCGATTTGATCACCGAAGAGCGATTCGTTGCTCTATTCAGAGAGCTAATTGTCAGCGTCACTGATAATTCCATAgtgattttgacagaaatttggAACTCGGCTCGCGATAATTTAAAGCTTTATATTTTATATTGCGGCGATAACGATTTCATCGTGAAATTATTGGAATGGTGCGATTATCGTTTAGAaaacagttttaattttttatcatcggTGATCTCCTTTTGCCCTAAAGAAATTAAACGAGAAATCACTGAAACGAAAGTTTTCAGCAAATTGTGCGAAAGATTGATATGTAATAATAGTGCAGAATTACTCGATCGAATAATCAACTTGTACCTTCCCGATACTGTAGAATCAATCGAGTTCAAGCTATCTCTAGTCAAACTACCGTATTTCAATAAGCATTGCAAAGCGCTGATAATGGATTATAAAATTGAAGCGTTGGTGAGAATATTGGATTTCGCGTTTTCAAAAACAGATCCTTCATCGGCACAATTGGTTAGTaaatttttgggcaagtttTTAGGAAACCTCGATTACCAGTGTTTGACTTATTACTCGACTGGAAACTTGAAACGTTTGAATGAGATGCTGGCTCCGCTCATGGCATCGTATCCGGATATCATTTCTGAGTATAAACGTAAATTACTCGTGTCGCAGAATGGTTTCAAAGCTTGCATAAATAATTTCCGGTCGACGAATATCTTGGCTGAAATTATTGTCAATGGTGTGCCAGCAGAACAGATCGCTGAGTTTAAGAAGAAGATTATTTTTTCTCGCGAAGGGATCGATAAACTGTGGGATATGATAGCTGATGGACCGCTGAGTGAGGCGGAGAAATGTGCTCGTTTGTTTCTCGAATCA contains:
- the LOC135844396 gene encoding uncharacterized protein LOC135844396 isoform X2, with amino-acid sequence MDTNAYEFSVDMDFDDDDDVDGAIEGTPREHDGDSDSDLGDCDGANLKPITALNLEKMASFSVAIQLWNRATVAIPGFIVDHDNWCKLLKIEIPKWIDALPIPKSFAVPIQSHFDYVSSNVELWISYIFRAVFLRRGKKSGLYRHIGHIIWYPNGTMNFRETVRNLLKSDELTNAAKFHLACTFCLRKEIEKMWPSMKGDNDLVDESQQFSRYPLICYWKCYCAGKLDTIRTSRNQSVDEFMIQQHFVDNWPAIEYFFDRLNSLQQVANAISLISKHGVRFQKLLLMKLNKSQRFAVITEKMPQILANYASHWNVDDNMENCIALWYDVCDLITEERFVALFRELIVSVTDNSIVILTEIWNSARDNLKLYILYCGDNDFIVKLLEWCDYRLENSFNFLSSVISFCPKEIKREITETKVFSKLCERLICNNSAELLDRIINLYLPDTVESIEFKLSLVKLPYFNKHCKALIMDYKIEALVRILDFAFSKTDPSSAQLVSKFLGKFLGNLDYQCLTYYSTGNLKRLNEMLAPLMASYPDIISEYKRKLLVSQNGFKACINNFRSTNILAEIIVNGVPAEQIAEFKKKIIFSREGIDKLWDMIADGPLSEAEKCARLFLESSTDRKKLRTRFISRLKKETSGVQPETRKKVLEFLL